Proteins from one Lachnospiraceae bacterium KGMB03038 genomic window:
- a CDS encoding AI-2E family transporter has product MELSRETIKKIRGLIVFTTVIILCLWNYENAFSILRFIFHVTFPFVLGGAIAFVLNVPMNFVERHLFRPEKIKKSSFLKKIARPASMLLVLFLVFGVLALIMFVLIPRLGRTFANLDESIKEFVSRLQEWAAPFSHDNKEIMGWLSNIKLDWNQIMDMGLDFFRNGAGNVLDSTITVARNIVSGIATFFIAFAFAIYVLMQKEKLRRQAKTVLFAFVRKGRAEAALEVFSLTYQTFSGFLTGQCVEALILGSMFVVAMTVLQLPYALLIGILIGFTALIPIFGAFIGCIVGAFLIFIEDPIKALIFIALFLILQEIEGDLIYPHVVGKSVGLPSIWVLAAVSIGASLMGVVGMLIFIPIVSVIYALFREIVLIKLKQRHIDPAEIN; this is encoded by the coding sequence ATGGAATTAAGCCGGGAAACCATCAAGAAAATCAGAGGATTGATCGTATTTACTACAGTCATCATTCTATGTCTGTGGAATTATGAAAATGCTTTCAGCATTTTACGGTTTATTTTCCATGTGACATTTCCATTTGTTCTGGGCGGAGCAATCGCATTTGTTTTGAATGTTCCGATGAATTTTGTCGAAAGGCATCTGTTCCGCCCGGAAAAGATTAAAAAATCTTCATTTTTAAAAAAGATTGCAAGACCAGCCAGTATGCTGCTGGTCTTGTTTCTGGTTTTTGGAGTTCTCGCTCTTATTATGTTTGTCCTAATTCCGCGGCTGGGGCGGACATTTGCCAATCTTGACGAGAGCATAAAGGAATTTGTCTCCAGGCTGCAGGAATGGGCGGCACCATTTTCCCATGATAATAAAGAGATTATGGGGTGGCTGAGCAATATTAAGCTTGACTGGAATCAGATCATGGACATGGGCCTTGACTTTTTTAGAAATGGTGCGGGCAATGTACTGGATTCGACAATTACAGTGGCAAGAAATATTGTAAGTGGAATCGCAACCTTTTTTATCGCGTTTGCGTTCGCTATTTATGTCCTGATGCAAAAAGAAAAGCTGCGCAGACAGGCAAAGACCGTGCTGTTTGCCTTTGTCAGAAAGGGAAGGGCAGAAGCGGCCTTGGAGGTATTCTCCCTTACTTACCAAACATTTTCCGGCTTTTTGACGGGACAGTGCGTAGAGGCTCTCATCTTGGGCAGTATGTTTGTCGTGGCCATGACGGTTTTGCAGCTTCCCTACGCGCTTCTGATTGGGATTTTGATCGGATTTACAGCGTTGATCCCGATTTTTGGAGCTTTTATTGGCTGTATTGTAGGAGCTTTTCTAATTTTTATAGAAGATCCGATAAAAGCGTTGATTTTTATAGCCTTATTTCTGATCCTTCAGGAAATCGAAGGGGATCTGATCTATCCCCATGTGGTAGGGAAGTCTGTAGGGCTTCCGTCTATCTGGGTGCTGGCCGCGGTCAGTATAGGCGCCAGTCTTATGGGAGTTGTAGGAATGTTGATCTTTATACCGATCGTATCGGTAATTTACGCTTTATTCAGGGAAATCGTCTTAATAAAGCTGAAACAAAGACATATAGATCCGGCGGAAATCAATTAG
- a CDS encoding cation-translocating P-type ATPase, which translates to MLTSEQARQNQEKYGFNELVEGKKKSILQIFLEQYKDFLVIILIFAAIISGFLGDAESAIVIFIVITINAILGTVQTVKAEQSLNSLKQLSAPEAKVVRDGVKIQIPAREVTIGDEVIIEAGDCVPADGKLLTCASLKVDESALTGESLSVEKSLDEVPEGAALGDQTNRVFSGSFATYGRATFEVTEIGMGTEVGKIASLLKTTSEKRTPLQINLDDFGRKLSIIILVFCGILFGINVIQGGSVVDAFLFAVALAVAAIPEALSSIVTIVLSFGTQKMAREHAIIRKLQAVEGLGSVSIICSDKTGTLTQNKMTVEDYYVDDKRIPVSELDFSEENQELLFRSSILCNDSTVTEEQEIGDPTETALVNVGNRFDRNVSQIRDDYPRLSEVPFDSDRKLMSTAHGFEGKYTIVVKGAVDVLLGRMRHIRLGDTVREITEEDRMKIEKQNMEFSRDGLRVLAFCYKELEEEKELTVEDEQDLTFLGLIAMMDPPREESKAAVAECISAGIKPIMITGDHKVTAAAIAKRIGILKDESEACEGAVIENMSDEELKDFVEGISVYARVSPEHKIRIVRAWQDKGNIVAMTGDGVNDAPALKQANIGVAMGITGSEVSKDAAAMVLTDDNFATIVKAVENGRNIYQNIKNSIQFLLSGNFGAILAVLYASIAALPVPFAPVHLLFINLLTDSLPAIALGLEPHTAEVMKEKPRPMNESILTKNYLISIGTEGLVIGIMTMTAFMIGYRTGGSALASTMAFGTLCTSRLVHGFNCKSNHPVIFTRRFFNNIYLIGAFLLGLALITGVLMIPALHSMFKVVPLTIEQLFTVYGLALLNLPVIQLLKWIRSKIQK; encoded by the coding sequence ATGTTAACAAGTGAACAAGCAAGACAAAACCAGGAGAAATACGGCTTTAATGAGCTGGTAGAGGGAAAGAAGAAGAGTATTCTTCAGATATTTCTGGAGCAGTACAAAGACTTTCTGGTCATCATTCTGATTTTTGCGGCGATCATATCAGGTTTCCTTGGTGACGCAGAAAGCGCGATCGTTATTTTCATCGTAATTACGATTAATGCGATCTTAGGAACCGTTCAGACAGTGAAAGCGGAACAGTCCCTCAACAGTCTGAAACAATTATCGGCTCCTGAAGCAAAGGTAGTCAGAGATGGGGTGAAAATCCAGATTCCCGCAAGAGAGGTCACGATTGGCGATGAGGTCATCATCGAGGCTGGCGATTGTGTTCCGGCAGATGGGAAACTGCTTACCTGCGCAAGTTTAAAGGTAGATGAAAGCGCGCTGACCGGCGAAAGTCTCTCTGTAGAGAAATCCCTGGATGAAGTGCCAGAGGGAGCGGCGCTTGGAGACCAGACTAACCGTGTATTCTCCGGCAGTTTTGCGACCTATGGAAGAGCTACTTTTGAAGTAACAGAGATTGGAATGGGAACAGAGGTTGGAAAGATCGCAAGCCTTTTGAAGACAACTTCTGAGAAGAGGACGCCTCTTCAGATCAACTTGGATGATTTTGGACGGAAATTATCTATCATCATCCTCGTGTTCTGCGGAATTTTATTTGGTATCAATGTGATCCAGGGAGGATCTGTTGTAGACGCCTTCTTATTTGCGGTGGCTTTGGCTGTTGCAGCGATTCCGGAAGCGTTGAGCTCAATCGTTACAATCGTACTTTCTTTTGGAACCCAGAAGATGGCTAGAGAACATGCGATCATTCGTAAACTGCAGGCTGTGGAAGGACTTGGAAGTGTTTCGATCATTTGCTCTGATAAGACAGGAACCCTCACCCAGAATAAAATGACGGTAGAAGATTACTATGTCGATGACAAAAGAATTCCGGTATCTGAACTGGATTTCAGCGAAGAAAATCAGGAGCTTCTGTTCCGCAGCAGTATTTTATGCAATGATTCCACAGTAACGGAAGAGCAGGAGATTGGGGATCCTACAGAAACCGCTCTTGTAAATGTAGGAAATAGGTTTGACAGAAATGTTTCTCAGATCAGAGATGACTATCCGCGTTTGTCAGAAGTTCCATTTGACAGTGACAGGAAACTGATGTCTACCGCTCATGGATTTGAAGGGAAATACACAATCGTTGTAAAAGGAGCCGTAGATGTTCTTCTGGGACGTATGAGACATATCCGACTTGGGGATACTGTAAGAGAAATCACCGAAGAAGACCGGATGAAGATTGAGAAACAGAATATGGAATTTTCCAGAGATGGGCTTAGAGTACTGGCTTTCTGTTATAAAGAGCTGGAAGAGGAAAAAGAGCTTACAGTGGAAGATGAACAGGATCTTACTTTCTTAGGGCTGATCGCTATGATGGATCCGCCGAGGGAAGAATCCAAGGCGGCAGTTGCGGAATGTATCAGCGCGGGGATCAAGCCGATCATGATCACCGGCGACCACAAAGTAACGGCCGCGGCGATCGCAAAGCGGATTGGAATCCTCAAGGACGAGTCAGAAGCCTGTGAAGGGGCTGTGATTGAAAATATGTCCGATGAAGAGTTAAAAGATTTCGTAGAGGGAATTTCCGTATATGCAAGGGTGTCACCAGAGCACAAGATCCGTATTGTGCGCGCATGGCAGGATAAGGGAAATATTGTTGCCATGACCGGAGACGGAGTCAATGACGCGCCGGCCCTGAAGCAGGCGAATATCGGCGTTGCTATGGGAATTACTGGAAGCGAAGTGTCAAAAGACGCTGCGGCAATGGTCCTGACAGACGATAACTTTGCTACGATCGTGAAGGCTGTGGAGAATGGAAGAAACATTTATCAGAACATTAAGAACTCAATCCAGTTCCTTTTGTCTGGAAACTTTGGCGCGATCCTTGCAGTGCTTTATGCGTCGATCGCTGCTCTGCCAGTTCCATTTGCGCCGGTGCATCTGCTATTTATCAATCTTTTGACTGACAGTTTGCCGGCGATCGCCCTTGGACTGGAGCCTCATACAGCAGAAGTGATGAAAGAGAAGCCGCGTCCGATGAACGAATCCATTCTGACAAAGAATTATCTGATCAGCATCGGTACAGAAGGCTTAGTGATCGGAATCATGACAATGACCGCGTTTATGATCGGATACCGTACAGGCGGCTCGGCTCTGGCCAGTACAATGGCGTTTGGAACATTGTGTACCAGCCGTCTGGTTCATGGGTTTAACTGCAAATCAAATCATCCGGTGATATTTACAAGAAGATTCTTCAATAATATCTATCTGATCGGAGCGTTTTTATTGGGACTTGCATTGATCACAGGAGTGCTTATGATCCCTGCGCTGCATAGCATGTTTAAAGTCGTGCCTTTGACAATAGAGCAGTTATTTACCGTCTATGGACTGGCATTATTGAATCTTCCTGTTATTCAGCTTCTGAAGTGGATTCGGAGTAAGATCCAGAAATAG
- a CDS encoding 1-acyl-sn-glycerol-3-phosphate acyltransferase, which produces MKRILMMVFRNILLVPVTWFRLCYHANHTEKYTEEEQYKMLRFITLRANKGGNVHIDVHGKENIPTENGFMFFPNHQGLYDVLAIIEASPRPFSVVAKKEIGNIPFLKQVFACMKAYLMDREDVRQSMEIIINVTKEVKNGRNYLIFAEGTRSKNGNNIQTFKGGSFKAATKAKCPIVPVALIDSFKPFDTNTISPVTVQVHFLEPICYEEYKDMKTTEIAEIVEERIQKTIYENIRAEL; this is translated from the coding sequence ATGAAGAGAATATTAATGATGGTGTTTAGAAATATATTATTGGTTCCTGTTACATGGTTTAGATTGTGTTATCATGCAAACCATACAGAAAAATATACAGAAGAAGAACAATATAAGATGCTCCGATTTATTACGCTGCGTGCAAATAAAGGGGGAAACGTCCATATTGACGTACACGGAAAAGAAAATATCCCAACAGAAAATGGATTTATGTTTTTTCCAAATCACCAGGGGCTGTATGATGTTTTGGCGATTATTGAAGCCAGTCCAAGACCGTTTTCTGTGGTCGCTAAAAAGGAGATAGGGAATATTCCATTCCTGAAGCAGGTTTTCGCCTGCATGAAAGCTTATCTAATGGACCGGGAAGATGTAAGACAGTCTATGGAGATTATCATTAATGTAACAAAGGAAGTGAAAAATGGAAGAAACTATTTGATTTTTGCCGAGGGGACACGATCAAAAAACGGAAATAATATTCAAACTTTTAAAGGAGGAAGCTTCAAAGCAGCAACAAAAGCAAAATGCCCGATAGTTCCAGTAGCCTTGATCGACTCATTTAAGCCTTTTGATACAAATACAATAAGTCCAGTGACCGTTCAAGTACATTTTCTGGAGCCGATCTGCTATGAAGAGTATAAAGATATGAAGACGACAGAAATCGCAGAAATAGTAGAAGAGCGGATACAAAAGACTATTTATGAAAATATAAGAGCAGAACTATGA
- a CDS encoding ABC transporter ATP-binding protein, whose protein sequence is MSALEIKNVSKTFKDTKALDNVSVRIEENKIYGLLGRNGAGKTTLLNIINNRLYPDQGSVTLDGQDVSENDQILKQFYLIGEKNLFPDTIKVKDAFKWSGEFFPNFDMEYALKLSELFELPLKKKVTALSTGYQSIFRNITALSVNTPFIFLDEPVLGLDANHRELFYKTLIQKYSEDPFTCVISTHLIDEVATVLEDIIIIKKGKILCQDSCENLLKQGYSISGPASQVDSYIEGRNTIGQDVLGGLKTAYILGTPDSEELNGLEITPLDLQKLFIQLTNV, encoded by the coding sequence GTGAGTGCTCTTGAAATTAAAAATGTTTCAAAAACTTTTAAAGATACGAAAGCTCTGGATAACGTGTCTGTTCGGATTGAAGAAAATAAAATCTACGGCCTGCTTGGAAGAAACGGGGCCGGCAAAACTACTTTATTGAATATCATTAATAACAGACTGTATCCAGACCAGGGCAGCGTTACGCTGGACGGTCAGGATGTGTCTGAGAATGATCAGATTCTAAAACAATTCTATCTGATTGGGGAAAAGAATCTATTTCCAGATACTATCAAGGTCAAAGATGCCTTTAAATGGTCCGGAGAATTCTTTCCTAACTTTGATATGGAGTATGCGCTAAAGCTTTCTGAATTATTTGAACTTCCGTTGAAAAAGAAAGTAACTGCCCTTTCTACCGGATATCAGTCGATTTTCAGAAATATTACCGCTCTTTCCGTTAACACTCCCTTCATCTTTCTGGATGAACCGGTTCTTGGTCTGGATGCCAACCACAGGGAACTTTTTTACAAAACGCTGATTCAAAAATATAGTGAAGATCCCTTCACCTGCGTGATCTCAACTCATTTGATCGATGAAGTGGCCACAGTGCTTGAAGATATTATCATCATAAAGAAGGGAAAAATCTTATGCCAGGATTCTTGTGAAAATCTCTTAAAGCAGGGATATTCTATCTCCGGTCCTGCCTCACAGGTGGATTCTTATATAGAAGGAAGGAACACCATCGGCCAAGATGTCCTTGGAGGATTAAAAACGGCTTACATCCTTGGAACACCTGATTCTGAGGAATTAAATGGCCTGGAAATCACTCCGCTGGATCTGCAGAAACTTTTTATCCAATTAACCAATGTATAG
- a CDS encoding rubrerythrin family protein: MSKYAGTKTEKNLMDAFAGESQARNKYTFYASAAKKAGYVQMANIFEETANQEKEHAKMWFKEFHGIGDVAENLADAAAGENYEWTDMYKRMAEEAREEGFEELAVKFERVAEVEAAHEKRYNKLLESYKAGNTFKGDAPLGWKCNNCGYIYIGEEAPEVCPACAHPKAYFERKVENY; encoded by the coding sequence ATGTCAAAATATGCAGGAACCAAAACAGAAAAGAACCTTATGGACGCCTTCGCAGGAGAGTCTCAGGCTCGCAACAAATACACATTCTACGCTTCTGCCGCTAAAAAGGCCGGCTACGTTCAGATGGCCAACATTTTTGAAGAGACCGCGAATCAGGAAAAAGAGCACGCAAAAATGTGGTTTAAAGAATTCCATGGAATTGGCGATGTAGCTGAAAATTTAGCTGACGCCGCTGCCGGCGAGAATTATGAATGGACGGACATGTACAAACGGATGGCTGAAGAAGCAAGGGAAGAAGGATTTGAAGAACTGGCTGTGAAATTTGAGCGTGTCGCAGAAGTTGAGGCCGCACATGAGAAACGCTACAACAAACTTCTGGAAAGCTATAAAGCTGGAAACACTTTCAAAGGAGACGCTCCCTTAGGATGGAAGTGTAATAACTGCGGATATATTTATATTGGCGAGGAAGCTCCTGAAGTATGTCCTGCATGCGCGCATCCAAAGGCATATTTTGAGAGAAAAGTAGAAAATTATTAA
- a CDS encoding GntR family transcriptional regulator, with protein sequence MKLELDSEKPIFIQIAEGIEDGILTGLFPEESQIPSITEFSVSYKINPATALKGINLLVEDHIIFKKRGVGMFVAKDAVKKLKQKRQDQFYENYIGRLVEEARKLGISSDDIIAMIERGFAQ encoded by the coding sequence ATGAAATTGGAATTAGATAGTGAAAAGCCTATTTTTATACAGATTGCCGAAGGCATCGAGGATGGAATCCTGACTGGGCTTTTTCCGGAAGAAAGTCAGATTCCTTCTATTACGGAGTTTTCTGTAAGTTACAAGATCAATCCCGCAACGGCGTTAAAGGGAATTAATCTTCTTGTAGAGGATCATATCATTTTTAAGAAAAGAGGAGTCGGAATGTTTGTAGCCAAGGATGCTGTAAAAAAACTAAAGCAAAAAAGACAAGATCAATTTTATGAAAATTATATCGGCCGCTTGGTCGAAGAGGCCAGAAAACTGGGAATCAGCAGCGATGATATTATTGCTATGATTGAAAGGGGGTTTGCGCAGTGA
- a CDS encoding DUF4173 domain-containing protein yields the protein MNERPLVRKMREDYQYFGGISLVYGIIFTFCLYKNMHGITFPICVIATILTAFLFMKRIHYKLQKKSIPYIVGMLLLGLSTALTTSFFLHFFNMIGIILLFFVWMIHQFYEDENWNFPAYIKRLFLLFGTMAASVLYPFSHGTGYLSRTQNKKKQTVAAVVIGFFVALGILCIVLPLLLRSDVVFAKIFGQILKYINFGNLIGIGVTIVLGFILAYSFFAALCKYNFPNENKRKIRYFNPVIGITFTSIVSVIYLLYCLIQIIYLFIGIQAGLPAEVTYSEYARGGFWELLFVSFLNFIMVLLCMFLFKDSIPLKVILTVISACTFIMIFSAAYRMFLYVGVYHLTFLRILVLWFLITLIFIMSGVVVSIYKERFPLFRYIMAVVSVLYIGFSFSRPDAIVARYNVAHSENMKEEDIYYLLTKLSTDAAPVIADIDVSHYDDYVKGDVYQYFLDISERNKGIYFRKANYSRIRAKMTADRYIQKHKEYQYNWYDEW from the coding sequence ATGAACGAAAGACCATTAGTCCGGAAAATGAGAGAAGATTATCAATATTTTGGCGGGATAAGTCTTGTATATGGAATAATTTTCACATTCTGCCTGTATAAGAATATGCATGGAATCACCTTTCCTATATGTGTGATCGCAACAATTTTAACAGCCTTTCTATTTATGAAGAGAATCCATTACAAACTTCAAAAAAAATCCATCCCATATATTGTGGGAATGCTTTTGCTCGGACTTTCCACGGCTTTGACGACTTCCTTTTTCCTGCATTTTTTCAATATGATCGGAATTATCCTGCTATTTTTTGTGTGGATGATCCATCAGTTTTATGAAGACGAGAACTGGAATTTTCCTGCGTATATCAAGCGGCTCTTTCTTCTTTTTGGAACAATGGCCGCATCGGTACTTTATCCTTTCTCTCATGGAACAGGGTATCTGTCTAGGACGCAGAATAAGAAAAAGCAGACGGTCGCCGCAGTTGTAATAGGGTTTTTTGTCGCTCTTGGAATTTTATGTATTGTTCTTCCTTTATTATTAAGATCAGATGTTGTGTTTGCTAAAATATTTGGACAAATTTTGAAATATATTAATTTTGGAAACCTGATAGGTATAGGGGTTACGATTGTACTGGGATTTATCCTTGCGTACAGTTTTTTTGCGGCTTTATGCAAATATAATTTTCCAAATGAAAATAAAAGAAAAATCCGATATTTTAATCCGGTGATCGGAATAACATTTACAAGTATTGTAAGCGTTATCTACCTATTATATTGTTTGATTCAGATCATCTACCTTTTTATTGGAATCCAGGCAGGACTTCCGGCGGAAGTGACCTATTCGGAATACGCAAGAGGCGGCTTTTGGGAATTGCTGTTTGTCAGTTTCCTGAATTTTATCATGGTGCTCTTGTGTATGTTCCTATTTAAAGATAGTATTCCATTGAAAGTTATCCTTACGGTTATCTCAGCCTGTACTTTTATCATGATCTTCTCGGCGGCCTATCGTATGTTTTTATATGTAGGCGTTTATCACCTGACCTTTTTGAGGATTCTTGTGCTTTGGTTTTTGATCACTCTTATTTTTATCATGAGCGGAGTGGTGGTGAGTATATATAAAGAAAGATTTCCTCTTTTTCGTTATATTATGGCAGTGGTAAGTGTTCTGTATATTGGATTCTCTTTTTCTAGGCCAGATGCGATTGTCGCGAGATATAACGTTGCCCATTCGGAAAATATGAAAGAAGAAGATATATATTATCTTTTGACGAAACTTTCAACAGACGCCGCGCCAGTCATTGCGGATATAGATGTGAGCCATTATGATGATTATGTAAAAGGGGATGTGTATCAATATTTTCTTGATATATCAGAAAGAAACAAAGGAATTTATTTCAGAAAAGCAAACTATTCCAGAATCAGGGCCAAAATGACGGCAGACCGATATATACAAAAGCATAAAGAGTATCAATATAATTGGTATGATGAATGGTAA
- a CDS encoding NADH peroxidase, whose translation MKKFVCTVCGYVHEGDAAPAECPVCHAPAEKFKEQTGDREWAAEHVVGVAQGVSEDILADLRANFEGECSEVGMYLAMARVAHREGYPEIGLYWEKAAYEEAEHAAKFAELLGEVVTDSTKKNLEMRVDAENGATAGKFDLAKRAKAANLDAIHDTVHEMARDEARHGKAFEGLLKRYFG comes from the coding sequence ATGAAAAAATTTGTATGTACTGTATGTGGTTATGTTCATGAAGGAGATGCCGCACCGGCTGAATGTCCAGTTTGCCATGCGCCGGCTGAGAAATTCAAAGAGCAGACAGGCGACAGAGAATGGGCAGCGGAGCACGTTGTAGGAGTAGCTCAGGGCGTTAGCGAAGATATCCTGGCTGATCTGAGAGCAAACTTTGAAGGTGAATGTTCTGAGGTCGGAATGTACCTAGCTATGGCAAGAGTCGCTCATAGAGAAGGATATCCGGAGATCGGACTGTACTGGGAGAAAGCTGCTTACGAAGAAGCAGAGCACGCTGCTAAATTCGCGGAGCTGCTTGGTGAAGTTGTAACAGACAGCACTAAGAAGAACCTTGAGATGAGAGTAGATGCTGAGAATGGTGCTACCGCTGGCAAATTTGATCTCGCAAAACGTGCGAAAGCCGCAAACCTGGATGCAATCCATGACACTGTTCACGAGATGGCAAGAGACGAAGCTCGTCACGGAAAAGCCTTCGAAGGCCTGTTAAAGAGATACTTTGGCTAA
- a CDS encoding dicarboxylate/amino acid:cation symporter: MGKIKKVPLWAQILLGIVVGILIGVVSPKAADVISPLGDIFLNLLKMLIVPLVFFSITNGICQMKDVKQLRSVGGRIVLYYTLSTVAAGIFGVIGGMITQPGRNVKDLVLSSGEAAEASDFDMVENIISWFPDNIVNAMAEANMIQIIVFCLFLGVALLSLGERVPRLLSLIQEGNDVMLKITEYVINLSPIGIMSLMASMISTLSGAMMKEVLVFIATIDVTIVIFMLIFYPAVLKFIARVNVFKFFKKASASMLVAFTTTSSAATLPVSMKVADKGLGCPEKVYGFTLPLGNTCNMDGAAIQYSVIAVFACNLFGLALTPERIFQFIFLSLILSIGAAGVKGSGIVMSTIIVQTLIGDAGLTLIPILAAVWPTLDPFATTANNVGDLTGTTLVSKSLHVLDEEVYNS; this comes from the coding sequence ATGGGAAAAATTAAAAAAGTGCCTCTTTGGGCACAGATCCTCCTGGGTATTGTAGTCGGAATCCTGATAGGTGTAGTATCCCCGAAGGCGGCAGATGTGATTTCTCCACTTGGAGATATTTTCCTGAACTTATTGAAGATGTTGATCGTTCCACTTGTTTTCTTCAGTATTACCAATGGTATCTGCCAAATGAAGGATGTAAAGCAGCTTAGGAGTGTAGGCGGAAGGATTGTTCTCTACTATACGCTTTCCACAGTGGCAGCCGGTATTTTTGGTGTAATCGGAGGTATGATTACACAACCAGGACGAAATGTAAAGGATTTGGTGCTTTCTTCTGGAGAAGCGGCGGAAGCCTCAGATTTCGATATGGTAGAAAATATCATATCCTGGTTTCCGGATAATATCGTAAACGCTATGGCGGAAGCAAATATGATCCAGATCATAGTATTCTGTCTGTTCCTTGGTGTGGCTTTGCTTTCTCTTGGAGAGAGAGTTCCCCGCTTGCTGTCATTGATCCAGGAAGGAAATGATGTTATGCTGAAGATCACGGAGTATGTGATCAATCTTTCTCCAATCGGTATTATGTCGTTAATGGCATCTATGATTTCTACACTGTCCGGCGCAATGATGAAAGAAGTATTGGTCTTCATCGCCACGATAGACGTTACTATTGTGATATTTATGCTTATCTTCTATCCGGCAGTGCTGAAATTTATTGCAAGAGTCAATGTATTTAAGTTTTTCAAAAAAGCATCCGCATCTATGTTAGTAGCATTTACGACCACATCTTCTGCCGCTACACTTCCTGTATCTATGAAGGTGGCAGATAAAGGTCTTGGCTGCCCAGAAAAGGTTTATGGATTTACTCTTCCGCTTGGAAATACCTGTAACATGGATGGAGCGGCAATTCAATATAGCGTGATCGCAGTCTTTGCCTGCAATTTGTTTGGTCTCGCTCTGACACCGGAGAGAATTTTCCAGTTCATTTTTCTGAGTCTGATATTGTCGATTGGGGCGGCTGGCGTAAAAGGTTCTGGAATCGTTATGTCTACAATTATTGTACAGACTCTGATCGGAGATGCCGGATTAACGCTGATTCCGATTTTGGCGGCTGTATGGCCAACTCTTGATCCATTTGCCACAACGGCAAATAATGTTGGAGACTTAACAGGAACCACCCTTGTTTCCAAGAGTCTGCATGTACTGGATGAAGAAGTATATAACAGCTAA
- a CDS encoding glycerate kinase: protein MKVVVAIDSLKGSLSSTQAGLAVKQGILSARPDAKVVIKPLADGGEGTTDSLIEGLGGTRIDLQVTGPLGSPVSAYYGYMEESKTAVLEMASAAGLTLVPAAQKDPLTATTYGVGEMILDAVCRGCRKFIIGIGGSATNDGGLGMLKALGYRFLDKDGYDPGEGAQALSKIASISTENMNPLLKDCEFQVACDVTNPLCGPNGATYIYGPQKGVTEEMKAPLDTAMEHYTKVTADATQTQFADATGAGAAGGLGFAFLSYLKATLVPGIDLILDAINLEKELQDADVVVTGEGRLDHQTAMGKAPIGVAHLAKKYGAIVVAFAGSVTKDASACNQAGIDAFFPIVRGITTLEEAMDPANARENLSLTAEQVFRLISV, encoded by the coding sequence ATGAAAGTTGTTGTCGCTATCGATTCCCTAAAAGGGAGCCTTTCTTCCACCCAGGCTGGACTTGCGGTAAAGCAGGGTATTTTATCCGCCCGCCCAGATGCAAAAGTCGTAATAAAACCTCTGGCTGATGGAGGTGAGGGGACTACGGATTCCTTGATCGAAGGGCTTGGCGGAACCCGCATTGATCTGCAAGTGACTGGACCGCTTGGTTCTCCCGTATCAGCTTACTATGGATATATGGAAGAAAGTAAAACAGCTGTTCTTGAGATGGCCAGTGCTGCCGGACTTACGCTGGTACCTGCGGCGCAAAAAGACCCTTTGACTGCTACAACATACGGTGTTGGAGAAATGATCCTGGATGCGGTCTGCCGCGGATGCCGAAAGTTCATCATCGGAATCGGAGGAAGCGCTACCAATGACGGAGGTCTTGGCATGTTGAAGGCATTAGGATATCGTTTTCTTGACAAAGATGGATATGACCCTGGAGAAGGCGCTCAGGCTCTCTCTAAAATTGCATCTATTTCTACAGAAAATATGAATCCTCTGCTTAAAGACTGTGAATTCCAAGTTGCCTGTGATGTTACTAATCCTCTTTGCGGACCAAATGGCGCCACCTATATCTACGGCCCTCAAAAAGGAGTAACTGAAGAAATGAAAGCGCCTCTGGATACAGCAATGGAACATTATACTAAAGTCACTGCAGATGCTACTCAGACTCAATTTGCAGATGCAACAGGTGCCGGAGCTGCGGGCGGCTTAGGATTTGCTTTCTTAAGTTATCTTAAAGCAACTCTTGTTCCAGGCATAGATCTCATTCTGGATGCGATTAATCTAGAAAAAGAACTCCAGGATGCGGATGTTGTGGTTACAGGGGAAGGACGGTTAGATCATCAGACTGCAATGGGAAAAGCCCCCATCGGCGTTGCCCATCTTGCGAAAAAATACGGAGCAATCGTTGTTGCCTTTGCCGGAAGTGTTACCAAGGATGCCTCTGCCTGCAACCAGGCAGGAATCGATGCCTTCTTTCCAATTGTCCGGGGAATCACCACTTTGGAGGAAGCAATGGACCCCGCCAACGCAAGAGAAAACTTATCACTGACTGCAGAACAGGTTTTTCGCCTGATATCCGTTTAG